A single window of Priestia filamentosa DNA harbors:
- the gpr gene encoding GPR endopeptidase codes for MSEKLDLSKYGVRTDLAIEEHEMLVQERETKANVKESEGAIEGVIIKEREDGGVKITSVEITEEGAEKMGKKKGQYLTLETVGIRNQDTELQEEMERVFAKEFHHFLEGIGVTKEMSCLIVGLGNRNVTPDALGPLVTENLVITRHLFKIEPESVEEGFRSVSALTPGVMGVTGIETSDIIDGVIKKVNPDFVVAIDALAARSLERVNATIQIADSGIHPGSGVGNKRKELSYETLGIPVIAIGIPTVVDAVSITSDTIDFILKHLGREQSEQGKPSKSLVPAGMTFGEKRTLTDEDLPSEQERQTYMGVVGTLEEEEKRRLIHEVLSPLGHNLMVTPKEVDSFIGSMANVLAGGLNAALHEKIDQENFGSYTH; via the coding sequence GTGAGCGAAAAATTAGATTTAAGTAAATATGGAGTCAGAACGGATTTAGCTATTGAAGAACATGAGATGCTTGTCCAAGAACGAGAAACAAAAGCAAATGTTAAGGAAAGTGAAGGTGCAATAGAAGGAGTTATTATCAAAGAAAGAGAAGATGGCGGCGTAAAAATTACTTCTGTAGAAATTACGGAAGAAGGCGCTGAAAAAATGGGAAAGAAGAAAGGGCAATATTTGACACTTGAAACAGTTGGAATTCGTAATCAAGATACAGAACTTCAGGAAGAAATGGAGAGAGTATTTGCTAAAGAGTTTCATCATTTCTTAGAAGGAATTGGAGTCACAAAGGAAATGAGCTGTCTTATCGTTGGTTTAGGAAACCGAAATGTTACTCCTGATGCGCTTGGTCCTCTTGTAACAGAAAACCTCGTAATTACGCGTCACTTATTTAAAATCGAGCCTGAAAGTGTTGAAGAAGGATTTAGATCAGTAAGTGCGCTAACTCCAGGAGTAATGGGAGTGACGGGAATTGAAACAAGCGACATTATTGATGGAGTTATAAAAAAGGTAAATCCTGATTTTGTGGTGGCTATTGATGCACTTGCTGCACGTTCGCTTGAAAGAGTGAATGCAACTATTCAGATTGCTGATAGTGGGATTCATCCAGGCTCTGGAGTTGGCAACAAACGAAAAGAGCTTAGCTATGAGACGCTTGGTATTCCTGTAATTGCAATCGGCATTCCAACGGTTGTTGATGCTGTTTCCATTACAAGTGATACAATTGATTTTATCCTGAAGCATTTAGGGCGCGAGCAAAGTGAACAAGGAAAACCGTCTAAATCGCTCGTTCCAGCTGGTATGACATTTGGAGAAAAAAGAACGTTAACAGATGAAGATTTGCCAAGTGAACAAGAAAGACAAACGTATATGGGAGTTGTAGGGACGCTTGAAGAAGAAGAGAAGCGTCGCCTTATTCATGAAGTTCTTTCTCCACTTGGGCACAATTTAATGGTCACCCCAAAGGAAGTAGATTCTTTTATTGGATCAATGGCTAATGTATTAGCAGGTGGACTGAATGCAGCTTTACATGAAAAGATTGATCAAGAAAACTTCGGCTCCTATACCCATTAA
- the lepA gene encoding translation elongation factor 4, translating to MDKQAKLERQSRIRNFSIIAHIDHGKSTLADRILEKTNALSQREMKQQLLDSMDLERERGITIKLNAVQLTYKASDGEEYIFHLIDTPGHVDFTYEVSRSLAACEGAILVVDAAQGIEAQTLANVYLALDNDLEILPVINKIDLPSAEPERVRQEVEDVIGLDASEAVLASAKAGIGIEEILEEIVKKVPAPTGDPFGPLQALIFDSLYDPYRGVVAYIRIVEGSVKVGDKIKMMATGKEFEVTELGVFNPKPIAKDELSVGDVGFLTAAIKNVGDTRVGDTITHVKNGASEPLPGYRRLKPMVFCGLYPVDSARYNDLRDALEKLELNDSALEFEPETSQALGFGFRCGFLGLLHMEIIQERIEREFNIDLITTAPSVIYEVHTTSDERLTIDNPSNMPDAQKINHVEEPYVKATIMVPNDYVGPVMELCQRKRGDFIDMQYLDENRVNVVYEIPLSEIVYDFFDQLKSNTKGYASFDYELIGYKESKLVKMDILLNGENVDALSFIVHRDFAYERGKVIVEKLKKLIPRQQFEVPIQAAIGQKIVARSNIKAIRKNVLSKCYGGDISRKRKLLEKQKEGKKRMKQIGSVEVPQEAFMAVLQMDEDDK from the coding sequence ATGGATAAACAAGCAAAGCTAGAGCGTCAGTCACGCATTCGAAACTTTTCCATTATTGCTCATATTGATCATGGAAAATCGACGCTAGCAGACCGGATTCTAGAGAAAACGAATGCGCTGTCACAGCGTGAAATGAAGCAACAACTTTTAGATTCAATGGATTTAGAACGTGAACGCGGGATTACAATTAAGTTGAATGCCGTTCAGTTAACATATAAAGCTAGCGATGGCGAGGAGTATATCTTTCATTTAATCGACACGCCTGGACACGTCGATTTTACATATGAAGTATCGCGAAGCCTAGCTGCTTGTGAAGGGGCCATTCTTGTTGTAGATGCAGCACAGGGAATTGAAGCTCAAACGTTAGCGAACGTTTATTTAGCACTTGATAACGATCTTGAAATTTTACCTGTTATTAATAAAATTGATTTGCCAAGTGCAGAGCCTGAGCGCGTCCGCCAAGAAGTAGAAGATGTAATTGGTTTAGATGCATCTGAAGCTGTTCTTGCTTCCGCAAAAGCGGGAATTGGAATTGAAGAAATTTTAGAAGAAATCGTTAAAAAAGTTCCTGCACCAACAGGAGATCCGTTCGGTCCGTTACAAGCTCTTATCTTTGATTCATTATATGATCCCTACAGAGGGGTTGTTGCCTACATCCGAATCGTAGAAGGTTCTGTTAAAGTAGGAGACAAAATTAAAATGATGGCAACAGGCAAGGAATTTGAAGTAACAGAGCTTGGAGTTTTTAATCCAAAACCTATTGCAAAAGATGAGCTAAGCGTTGGAGACGTAGGATTCTTAACAGCAGCCATTAAAAATGTAGGAGATACACGCGTAGGGGATACGATTACTCACGTGAAAAACGGGGCATCGGAACCTCTTCCAGGTTACCGTCGCTTAAAGCCAATGGTGTTCTGTGGGCTTTATCCTGTTGATTCTGCAAGATACAATGACCTTCGTGACGCACTTGAGAAGCTTGAATTAAATGATTCAGCGCTAGAATTTGAGCCTGAAACATCACAAGCTTTAGGGTTTGGTTTCCGATGTGGATTTTTAGGACTTCTTCATATGGAAATCATTCAAGAGCGTATTGAGCGTGAATTTAACATTGATTTAATTACAACAGCGCCAAGCGTAATTTATGAAGTGCATACAACAAGTGATGAGCGTTTAACCATTGACAACCCATCTAATATGCCTGATGCGCAGAAAATTAATCATGTTGAAGAGCCGTATGTGAAAGCAACAATTATGGTGCCGAACGATTATGTTGGTCCAGTTATGGAACTTTGTCAACGTAAACGTGGCGATTTCATTGATATGCAATACTTGGACGAAAACCGAGTGAACGTTGTATATGAAATTCCACTTTCTGAAATTGTTTATGATTTCTTTGATCAGCTTAAGTCAAATACAAAAGGTTATGCTTCATTTGACTATGAGTTGATTGGATATAAAGAATCTAAGCTTGTGAAGATGGATATTTTGTTAAACGGTGAAAATGTTGATGCTCTATCCTTTATCGTTCATAGAGACTTTGCATATGAACGTGGAAAAGTCATCGTTGAAAAACTGAAAAAATTAATTCCTCGCCAGCAGTTTGAAGTTCCAATTCAAGCTGCCATTGGTCAAAAGATTGTAGCTCGTTCAAACATTAAAGCAATTCGTAAAAACGTATTGTCTAAATGTTACGGAGGAGATATTTCTCGTAAGCGTAAGTTGTTAGAGAAACAAAAAGAAGGTAAGAAGAGAATGAAACAAATCGGATCTGTTGAAGTACCACAAGAAGCTTTCATGGCTGTACTTCAAATGGACGAAGACGATAAGTAA
- a CDS encoding YqxA family protein yields MFRFFIKCFFITLLLAFGVLVGMQVSNEGLIKMKGYDDPNFSNALTVEKNDRGYAEAEVLGENVELLDIEEKQRMLEERKAFNIFSSTGQHLSKMVKGGVDAFFNFIDGIV; encoded by the coding sequence ATGTTTCGTTTTTTTATAAAATGTTTTTTTATTACGCTTTTGCTTGCTTTTGGGGTATTAGTTGGAATGCAGGTCTCTAATGAAGGGCTTATCAAAATGAAGGGCTATGATGATCCTAACTTCTCAAACGCTTTAACAGTAGAGAAAAACGACCGAGGATATGCAGAAGCCGAAGTGTTAGGAGAGAATGTAGAGCTTCTTGACATTGAAGAGAAGCAAAGAATGCTTGAAGAACGAAAAGCATTCAACATCTTTTCTTCTACAGGTCAGCATCTATCAAAAATGGTAAAAGGCGGGGTTGATGCCTTTTTTAATTTTATTGATGGAATTGTATAA